CGTGGATTGTATCCATAAACAACCTCGAACGGACTCATACCCAGGCTACGGTTGACTGAACGATTAAATGCAAATTCAGCTTGGCAAAGTTTCTGGTCCCAACTTTTCGGATTGTCTCCAACCATACACCGTAGTATATCACCCAAAGAACGATTCACAACTTCTGTTTGGCCATCACTTTGAGGATGATACGCACTACTGAAATTAAGTCTTGTATTAGCCAATTTCCACAaggttttccagaaataactaagGAATCTTGTGTCTCGATCACTGACTATTGAACAGGGCAATCCATGTAGACGATACACTTCTTGGAAGAACAATTCAGCTACCTTCAGTGCATTAGTAGTCTTCTTGCAAGCAATAAAGTGAGACATTTTTGAAAAACGGTCGACAACAACAAATACTGAATCATGCCCCCTCTGAGTTCGAGGTAAACCCAATACGAAATCCATGCTCAAATCTGACCATGGTTGGCTTGGAACTTTTAGTGGTATATATAACCCTGCATTGGTTGCTTTTCCTTTTGAAACTTGACAGATTCGACATCTGTCCACGAATTTAGCAACTTCACgcctcattgttggccagtaatatgatTTTGAAACAAGCTGGAAAGTTTTATCTCTACCCATGTGCCCCTCGTCATGTAACTCCTTAATAATCTTCAATCGAAGACTAGAATCGGGAATACACAATTGGTTACCTTTAAAGAGAAATCCTTCATGCATAAGGTAATCACTTCGTTTTCCTAGACTGATATTATCCACAATCTCCACAAAGTGTGGATCGGTTAGAATATGTTCAGAATACGAATCAAAATCTATTACCTCAGTTCGCATGGTGTTGAGTAACATACTTCGACGGCTTaaagcatcagcaacttgattctgCGACCCAGCTTTGTGCTTCAGTACAAAAGTGAACTCTTGCAAATAAGAAGCCCACTTACCATGTCTAGATGAAAGCTTCTCTTGCCTATTGATATGCCTTAAAGAATCATGGTCAGAAAACATAATGAATTCGTTATGAATTAGATAGTGTCGCCAATGCTTCAAGGCTTGAACTATGGCATAAAACTCCACATCATAAGTACTGTAGTTGGTCTTAGCACCATTCAACTTCTCACTAAAATATGCTACAGGTCGTCCTTCCTGACTCAAAACAGCTCCAATTCCCACCTTCGATGCATCACAGTGTAATTCAAATGGCTTGCTGAAATCAGGTAACACCAATAGTGGTGCGGTTATTAGTTTTGTCTTGACTGCTTCAAAGGCTTTGTCAGCTTCCTCAGACCATGAGAACTTTCCTACTTTCATGCATTCAGTAATGGGTGCCATAATGGTGCTGAAGTGATGAATAAAACGCCGGTAAAAAGAAGCGaaaccatgaaaactccttaCCTCGTGCAGTGTAGTGGGTGTGGTCCAATTTCTTACAGCTTCAACCTTGGAATCATCTACCTTTATTCCATCCTTGGTTACGACATAGCCGAGAAATAGAATTTGGTCAGTCATGAATGAACACTTCTTGATGGCTGCAAATAATTTTTCCCGACGTAGAGTTGAAAGCACTTCTCGAAGATGTTGAAAATGCATGTTCATATCAACACTATAAATAAGAATATCGTCGAAATAAACGACCACAAAAGTACCGATAAAGGGCCTGAGAACTTGATTCATTATACGCATGAATGTACTAGGCGCATTGGACAATCCAAACGGCATAACCATCCACTCATATAACCCTTCTCGAGTCTTAAaagctgttttccactcatcaccTTCTCGAATTCTGATCTGATGGTACCCACTCTTCAAGTCGAGTTTGCTAAACACCTTCGCTCCACACAACTGATCTAGCAGGTCATCCAATCTAGGAATTGGAAAACGGTATTTTACTGTGATTTTGTTGATGGCTCGACTGTCAACACACATTCTCCACGTTCCATCTTTCTTTGGAATCAACAAGGCCGGTACAGCACAAGGACTTAGGCTCTGTCGGATCAAACCTTTCTGtaacaactcttccacttgacgACGAAGTTCTTCATGCTCCTTAGGACTCATTCTATAATGCGCTTTGTTTGGCAAGCTTGATCCAGGGATGAGATCAATATGGTGTTGTATATCCCGGAGAGGTGGTAGCTCGTCTGGCAACTCGTTAGGGAAAACATCAATAAATTCCTTAATTAAAGGTTGAGTTGCAATAGGGATACTACTTTCATCCGGCTGTTGGTCTTTGCTAATCAACACATACAGTTCTCCTGCATCTTCTGCCTCAACTTCAAACTGCTTAAACGACAAGAGATTGGTAGTTTGTCCGGTAGATGGTTTAGGTGCAATTTCTTTGCTGGGTACAAGTACTATACGTACGTCGTTCCATAAAAAGCTGTAGGTATTTTTATGCCCGTCATGACTAGTTTTCCTGTCAAACTCCCATGGTCGACCCAACAACAAGTGACAAGCATCCATACTAGTAATGTCACaccatattttatctttatatttgttaCCAATCGAAAAAGAAACCAAGCAACGTTTGTTTACTTTCACCTCATTCCCTTTCTTAAGCCAAGAAAGTTTATATGGATGCGGATGTGCCTTGGTTTCCAGCCTAAACCGTTTCACGACCTCTTCGTCAATAATAATCTCGCAACTTCCAGGATCAATAACTAAACGACAAACTTTTCCCTCGATCGTACATGTCGTTTGGAATATATTATTACGTAACCAGTTGTCGTCCTCATCTGTACGTGGAGTGAGAAAACTTCTTCTTGCTACAAAGTTCACTCCTGTATCTCCTGTAACTACTTCATCACTAGGTTCAGAGTCATCCTCTGGATCCTCATCATATTCAGGTACCcaatcatcttcttcacgattgtcttcattgaaaagaaccttgttcacaCGTTCTACTTTGCGACAGTCAGTTCCTTTGTGCCCAGTTTCACCGCACTTATTACACTT
This window of the Papaver somniferum cultivar HN1 unplaced genomic scaffold, ASM357369v1 unplaced-scaffold_65, whole genome shotgun sequence genome carries:
- the LOC113343673 gene encoding uncharacterized protein LOC113343673, producing MGQNNIHHEEGDEEEGDNTDEEGDYTNPFGRGRREGRIIQRDDSERWKAGIKVEVPEFYGGLEPEEFLSWLNTAEEVLEFKDVPDNKRVQLVATMFRGRANSWWQQHKLQRSRKGKQKLVSWEKMKKHMRAEFLPHNYISLMYQQLQNLRKGTRSIDEYTKEFYQLLSLNDLSESDEQRVARYVGGLPQQYQDTLNMFDCCSISDAHHRARQVEKQVGRRSSNWGNNVASSPTSNRSTSTTSTVNKPNSVSNPSKTPISYFGGKCNKCGETGHKGTDCRKVERVNKVLFNEDNREEDDWVPEYDEDPEDDSEPSDEVVTGDTGVNFVARRSFLTPRTDEDDNWLRNNIFQTTCTIEGKVCRLVIDPGSCEIIIDEEVVKRFRLETKAHPHPYKLSWLKKGNEVKVNKRCLVSFSIGNKYKDKIWCDITSMDACHLLLGRPWEFDRKTSHDGHKNTYSFLWNDVRIVLVPSKEIAPKPSTGQTTNLLSFKQFEVEAEDAGELYVLISKDQQPDESSIPIATQPLIKEFIDVFPNELPDELPPLRDIQHHIDLIPGSSLPNKAHYRMSPKEHEELRRQVEELLQKGLIRQSLSPCAVPALLIPKKDGTWRMCVDSRAINKITVKYRFPIPRLDDLLDQLCGAKVFSKLDLKSGYHQIRIREGDEWKTAFKTREGLYEWMVMPFGLSNAPSTFMRIMNQVLRPFIGTFVVVYFDDILIYSVDMNMHFQHLREVLSTLRREKLFAAIKKCSFMTDQILFLGYVVTKDGIKVDDSKVEAVRNWTTPTTLHEVRSFHGFASFYRRFIHHFSTIMAPITECMKVGKFSWSEEADKAFEAVKTKLITAPLLVLPDFSKPFELHCDASKVGIGAVLSQEGRPVAYFSEKLNGAKTNYSTYDVEFYAIVQALKHWRHYLIHNEFIMFSDHDSLRHINRQEKLSSRHGKWASYLQEFTFVLKHKAGSQNQVADALSRRSMLLNTMRTEVIDFDSYSEHILTDPHFVEIVDNISLGKRSDYLMHEGFLFKGNQLCIPDSSLRLKIIKELHDEGHMGRDKTFQLVSKSYYWPTMRREVAKFVDRCRICQVSKGKATNAGLYIPLKVPSQPWSDLSMDFVLGLPRTQRGHDSVFVVVDRFSKMSHFIACKKTTNALKVAELFFQEVYRLHGLPCSIVSDRDTRFLSYFWKTLWKLANTRLNFSSAYHPQSDGQTEVVNRSLGDILRCMVGDNPKSWDQKLCQAEFAFNRSVNRSLGMSPFEVVYGYNPRAPIDLARVPDLKRIEVRAEERIQQLQQVHKLAEEQLLRANERYKEAADKKRRVVEFEVGDFVWAILTKDRFPVGEYNKLKARKIGPLEIVAKINSNAYKLKLPSHIRTSDVFNVKHLVPFCGDNSDDDTTNSRANFSQPRENDADEQSQFDSRVSNMPRLPVGRGRGRGRVRGQEVDPIDYNTMKEELLNEIRVMMGQNNIHHEEGDEEEGDNTDEEGDYTNPFGRGRREGRIIQRDDSERWKAGIKVEVPEFYGGLEPEEFLSWLNTAEEVLEFKDVPDNKRVQLVATMFRGRANSWWQQHKLQRSRKGKQKLVSWEKMKKHMRAEFLPHNYISLMYQQLQNLRKGTRSIDEYTKEFYRLLSLNDLSESDEQRVARYVGGLPQQYQDTLNMFDCCSISDAHHRARQVEKQVGRRSSNWGNNVASSPTSNRSTSTTSTVNKPNSVSNPSKTPISYFGGKCNKCGETGHKGTDCRKVERVNKVLFNEDNREEDDWVPEYDEDPEDDSEPSDEVVTGDTGVNFVARRSFLTPRTDEDDNWLRNNIFQSTCTIEGKVCRLVIDPGSCEILLTKRS